The sequence CAGGTGGCATCCACTACAAATAATGACTTACCTATGTTACCTTATAGATgttagattttttctttttatttatttgtttctttcgcGAATATTAGCGCTTGAATACGCAACGCTCAATGAGAGTTTGTCGGCAATGCTGACGCAAATGCGGGATGAAACTGCCACCGAAGCAAACTTCTATCTGCGTCCCTATATGGGTCACTTGGAACTGGTTTATTGCGTAGTGGCACTTCTAATACTTGTGCTGGTCTGTGTGTTTCTCGGACGATTTTTACGATGCCCAACGAATCGGACCTTCACCCGTTGTGTGCTGATGAGGTAGGCCCATGTTAAGATataggaaaatattttgtggaTTAAACTTATTGGAAATCATTTCCAGCATAATCGCAACGATTTCCACAATTCTAATTTTTCTCTGCATATTTGTAATTGTGCACTTCCTGCATGGCGCCATCTACTACAACTACCGGAGAGAAATGTACGTACGAGAAACACTTTCTCAGCGCTTTTGGGTGTAGCGTAactcataattttttgtttgtttagctATTCACTCATAAGTTCAAACTTATTAACTTTTTATCATACATTTCAGTAACGAAAACGAAGGCTTCTGCAACACAGCGACACTTCCTTATTGCAGCCAACATGCACAAACAAGCGTCTCTCTACAGCGCCATCTTGCGGACAATGTTACAGCGGCCATTGCGAACTACCGAAAACAAACTCTGGCGCGCTTATGCGAAAACATACGCGAGCACAGCGTCAATCCGCAACAAGTTCAATGGGCGCAGAAGCTAAGTGAAGAGCTGAATTTTTTCGAAGAAGTCTTCAGATCAGGCGCCATATTTGATGTTGTGAAACAAGAATTGAGCTTGAACAATTGGTATGAGTTGCATGACTTGCTGAGCACACAAAGCACTACTAAACCGGACGCACAAGCGCGAAATGTCAGCCAAGATATGCTGGCATGCAACTTAAATACACTGAAGAACTATATTTTCGATCAACTATTCAAGCATGGCATCGTGATTAGCCTCACTAAATTGGCACAGCACTCGGTGAACCTGAAATCTCATTTGCCGGGCAGCAACCTAACTAAACTGATGAAGCGTGTCTTGCGAGAGACACACGATTTGCAGGACTTCTGTCAAAACGCAGACGATTTCGCGCAAAAGGAAATTGAAAgtattattgaattattttcgaGAGAACTGTTGGGTTTTGAGTCAACTTTTAAGCAGCTGCCACTATGTAAAGATTTGAGGTTTGCCAGTTTGGGTATATCACGGGAGACTTACGAGTGCATCGAGTACTCATTGGTAAAAACTAGATgagtactattatttttttagaaaatgctcACAACTTACTCCTGTTTACAGCATGGCTTTCACATTGGCGCTTTTGGTATACTGGTACACCTCTGCATCATACAAATCATCTGCATTTGCTTGGCCGTTCTCTATGAGAAAAATGCCACAATTGGCGTAGTGAGATCTTCCAGCTTAAATCGGTAAGCTAAAGTACTAAATGCCTGTACACGAAGTACGCATATGcaagaatttattattattaaaaaaattaaaacaaaaaaaaacagaaaaatagtaGAGAACCACTACTTAGCATTAAAAGGGAGCACTAGCGTTACCACCTGCCGCAcgcgaaaaaaaattactaattaattctttttatttaagaatGCGATATCACGACGACAGTGCCACCACCAGCGCGAGAGAAGTAAATGAGAAAGGAGCTTCAACTAAAAGCCGAGGCAGTTTTCTAGTGAAGAAACCCACGCGTGTTCGATTTAAAGACAAACCAACGGTAAGCACTGGCAGGCGTTTCAAATGGTGATATTTGGCAACAGCGGGCTTAGAATCTGGTAGAAAGGTAACTAGAAGAGAAAGGGTGCAAGTGAAAAATATACTTACAGAGGCACGGAGGCTTGAAATACTCGTACAATAAAAGCACCGCAGATGTAGGTACAAACTACACAAGCATTTGAAGTAATAATTCTGGTGTTCGATAAAAAAGCAacggaataaatataaaaatgatgatgaaataATGAAGAAAGCGCTTAGGTATGTGATAAGCATATGAAGTTGTGAGCTTTAAatgtatttcttaaatttttttttttattttgtgttgaaCTAAATTAATCATTAAAGGTCCTgtataagtttaataaaatgtgTACCCTTTTTACGGAATgtatttgtaactttttttaactCAGCATTGGCTGTATATGCGAATGCTTACGTGAAGAGtacgcaattaaaaaaaaaacatgtgaaAAAACTGAAAAGGGATGCATAGGATCTGAATCATTCATTAAAGGTCATATCTGCACCAAAGAGGCTCTTAGTGAAAATGGGCGCATGAGTTCCTCGAAAGATATATCGAATCGTTGGAAACACCATCAACTAAAGGCTCAGAAGTTCTATCTAAGCTAAGAGGAAAGAGATTGAAAGATCTGGAGAAGAA is a genomic window of Anastrepha ludens isolate Willacy chromosome 6, idAnaLude1.1, whole genome shotgun sequence containing:
- the LOC128866561 gene encoding uncharacterized protein LOC128866561 translates to MNSASDAFQCILPDVAAYITNVSASLYSMVMSRDLMEDYLHCQGFASSLLSSNWTNQIYEFPYLIVTLCISLLLALLGLIWFIYEFVHEKSYRAENKIERYLRLGLSISLLLLLLPYSFCLWLAFVSYLSVESVHAGTKVALSENRRLSKFFENYIQSVETTPTKGSAQISKRIENLAKNLASQLEAIAPKVIEKGERCLIAKLSFKSLDIITLIGKMKEELQSLLADVMQLIDHSRLFYRNATSFLDLKQINFDVYSELIFKEFKANQQKILMLLNIDRVLTKIQEVVEFASTVNNLRRDFTNNMENEFNMLQRFVDDVVVKKALEYATLNESLSAMLTQMRDETATEANFYLRPYMGHLELVYCVVALLILVLVCVFLGRFLRCPTNRTFTRCVLMSIIATISTILIFLCIFVIVHFLHGAIYYNYRREINENEGFCNTATLPYCSQHAQTSVSLQRHLADNVTAAIANYRKQTLARLCENIREHSVNPQQVQWAQKLSEELNFFEEVFRSGAIFDVVKQELSLNNWYELHDLLSTQSTTKPDAQARNVSQDMLACNLNTLKNYIFDQLFKHGIVISLTKLAQHSVNLKSHLPGSNLTKLMKRVLRETHDLQDFCQNADDFAQKEIESIIELFSRELLGFESTFKQLPLCKDLRFASLGISRETYECIEYSLHGFHIGAFGILVHLCIIQIICICLAVLYEKNATIGVVRSSSLNRMRYHDDSATTSAREVNEKGASTKSRGSFLVKKPTRVRFKDKPTVSTGRRFKW